In Trichomycterus rosablanca isolate fTriRos1 chromosome 4, fTriRos1.hap1, whole genome shotgun sequence, one DNA window encodes the following:
- the chchd7 gene encoding coiled-coil-helix-coiled-coil-helix domain-containing protein 7, which yields MSTRSTAGKVRNVDSNPCIEESDGSQKCLEAYNYDKNMCSAYFLKYKNCRKYWHGVMLQRRREGLKPDMPTAEEREEIIDALGGKPY from the exons ATGAGTACCAGATCGACTGCTGGAAAGGTTCGAAATGTGGACAGCAATCCCTGCATTGAG GAAAGTGATGGCTCACAGAAGTGCCTGGAAGCTTATAACTATGATAAGAACATGTGCTCTGCGTACTTCTTGAAGTATAAGAATTGCAGAAAGTACTGG CATGGTGTGATGCTACAACGCAGGCGTGAAGGATTAAAGCCAGACATGCCTACAGCTGAAGAGAGAGAAGAAATAATAGATGCACTGGGAGGGAAACCCTACTga
- the sdr16c5b gene encoding epidermal retinol dehydrogenase 2 isoform X2 — protein MQTPHRQDLDRPTWGSNPGPSCCEATVLPGDDGVTFGEELGPNVVVLGTLVKREVGDVTILINNAGVVTGKKFLQCPDNLIEKTMEVNSLAHFWTYKAFLPAMIAANHGHVVSIASSAGLIGVSGLADYCASKFAAVGFAESMALELHALGCNGVKTTIVCPFFINTGMFEGANTKWPRLMPILEPDYVCRKIVDAVRRDQVYLYLPRSMYLTISLKHLLPVKLGMLLGEYLGAFDFMAKFKGHGKKNN, from the exons atgcaaactccacacagacaggacctagaccgccccacctggggatcgaacccaggaccttcttgctgtgaggcaacagtgctacctggGGATGATGGTGTTACatttggggaagaattgggaccaaatgtggtggtacttggtacattG GTAAAACGGGAGGTTGGCGACGTCACAATCCTGATAAACAATGCTGGTGTGGTCACCGGGAAGAAATTCCTACAATGTCCAGACAATCTCATAGAGAAAACCATGGAGGTCAACAGTCTGGCTCACTTCTGG ACATACAAAGCATTTCTTCCAGCGATGATTGCTGCAAACCATGGTCATGTGGTCAGCATAGCTAGCTCAGCTGGCCTTATCGGTGTCAGTGGACTAGCAG atTACTGTGCCAGTAAGTTTGCAGCAGTAGGCTTTGCTGAGTCCATGGCTCTTGAGCTTCATGCTTTGGGCTGTAATGGCGTGAAGACCACCATAGTCTGTCCATTCTTCATCAATACTGGAATGTTTGAAGGGGCTAACACAAA GTGGCCCAGACTCATGCCTATTCTGGAGCCGGATTACGTGTGTAGAAAGATTGTAGATGCTGTTCGAAGAGATCAAGTGTATCTGTACCTTCCTCGCAGCATGTATCTAACCATCTCACTTAAACA CCTTTTACCTGTTAAACTGGGCATGCTGCTTGGCGAGTATCTGGGAGCGTTTGACTTTATGGCTAAGTTTAAGGGTCACGGCAAAAAGAACAACTGA
- the sdr16c5b gene encoding epidermal retinol dehydrogenase 2 isoform X1: protein MNFFLETLKVLGLSLVFYLEAFFRLFVSARRKNVQGELVLLTGAGSGLGRTMALEWAKLGARLVLWDINEEANMETARLVQQTHGVKAYTYTCDCSTREDVYKVADQVKREVGDVTILINNAGVVTGKKFLQCPDNLIEKTMEVNSLAHFWTYKAFLPAMIAANHGHVVSIASSAGLIGVSGLADYCASKFAAVGFAESMALELHALGCNGVKTTIVCPFFINTGMFEGANTKWPRLMPILEPDYVCRKIVDAVRRDQVYLYLPRSMYLTISLKHLLPVKLGMLLGEYLGAFDFMAKFKGHGKKNN, encoded by the exons ATGAACTTCTTTCTGGAGACTCTAAAGGTGCTGGGACTGTCCCTGGTGTTTTACCTGGAGGCGTTTTTTAGGCTGTTTGTATCCGCTCGGAGGAAGAATGTGCAGGGGGAGCTGGTACTATTAACCGGAGCTGGTTCGGGACTGGGGCGCACAATGGCGCTTGAGTGGGCCAAACTGGGTGCCAGACTGGTACTGTGGGATATTAATGAGGAAGCAAACATGGAGACTGCACGCCTCGTTCAGCAAACACACGGAGTCAAAGCGTACACCTATACCTGCGACTGCAGTACACGAGAGGATGTGTACAAAGTTGCAGatcag GTAAAACGGGAGGTTGGCGACGTCACAATCCTGATAAACAATGCTGGTGTGGTCACCGGGAAGAAATTCCTACAATGTCCAGACAATCTCATAGAGAAAACCATGGAGGTCAACAGTCTGGCTCACTTCTGG ACATACAAAGCATTTCTTCCAGCGATGATTGCTGCAAACCATGGTCATGTGGTCAGCATAGCTAGCTCAGCTGGCCTTATCGGTGTCAGTGGACTAGCAG atTACTGTGCCAGTAAGTTTGCAGCAGTAGGCTTTGCTGAGTCCATGGCTCTTGAGCTTCATGCTTTGGGCTGTAATGGCGTGAAGACCACCATAGTCTGTCCATTCTTCATCAATACTGGAATGTTTGAAGGGGCTAACACAAA GTGGCCCAGACTCATGCCTATTCTGGAGCCGGATTACGTGTGTAGAAAGATTGTAGATGCTGTTCGAAGAGATCAAGTGTATCTGTACCTTCCTCGCAGCATGTATCTAACCATCTCACTTAAACA CCTTTTACCTGTTAAACTGGGCATGCTGCTTGGCGAGTATCTGGGAGCGTTTGACTTTATGGCTAAGTTTAAGGGTCACGGCAAAAAGAACAACTGA